The window gctagcgtttgcaatcaaaaaatcatgagtttgtcccatctatgtgttctatggttagtggttatattatataattacttattttatattctttaaaatgaattgaaaaaaaatttctttaaatttctatAGAGACGTACTAGTTCCAGCAGGTTGGTAAGGGCGCTTTGGGCGCTTTTCAATGGTGTTTacgtaaaaaaataaatttaacataagaataaacattttaagCGAGTGCCTAAATGCATTTCGTTCCAAAAGTAAACAAAGTTTAGTTCAACAGTATTTTATTCCATTCATACTTCGATatcccttgcagagggtattataaaattggtcagatgatgttaacgcacagaaggagacgtttccgaccccataaagtatatatattcttatccatcttaagagctatcgggatgaaatttttttttggggctttttattacacaggaaaaataaagtatgtcaggatcggaccactatatcatatagaagaaacattttcataaaacttggagtatccccatgaaattgatctcaaaatttgaatctgatcggataaatagaacacaagttacagtcaacaTAAATCGGaacaaacgctgccggcaccgctgcttgctgcctactacgtcatcatcaaatcaccagagcacatgcatacacacacagaagaagaagaaaaaattgaggtaaaaagagtaataatttaaatgttttgtttgtgtattgatgaattgagttgcaggaaaagaaattttaaccAGAGGGCccgggctaacttcgaccgcgttaaagtttgtatacccttgcaacttttatggtaactctttccttacctatagccatcaaaatggaaaaacgctcaagctaaaaaggttaatgtttgcgaaagaacggcctacaatcttagcataggaaaaaactaagatattgatcaaagtcactgttttccaccgatcgttcctatgggagctatatgatatagtaacccgatctttatcaaattcagcacagtcattaacagatatattaaactaacaaatgtttaatttgaaaacaatcgcgtcaaaagtaacgaagttattgacaaaagtcactgttttcgaaagatcgttcctatgggagctatatgatatagtcacccgatctcgatcaaatttggcacggtcgtatatatgtgtaattaactcaccaatattaaattttatgacaatagctcagaaaataacgaagttattaagaaaagtcactgttcgtgactttgtcatttgtatgggagctatatgatatagtgaaccgatccggctgaatccgagatatacaacgcctgcagtatatacaagcctacatgcaaaatttcagctctgtagctcttacggtctaggaggagtttgcgttgatccagacggacggacagacggacagacggacggacggacggacggacatggctatttgaactcgtctcgtcgtgctgatcaagaatatatatactttatatggtcagaaatgcttccttctatgcgttgcacacttctgaccaaaattaatataccctttttgcaagggtataaaaaggtaaaaatattattgccaaggactgcaagggtatatatactttggcatagccgaagttagcttcttttatatttttttaaatcgaTTTTGATTACGCTCGGAATTGAAATTGACAGTGATTTCTGTAGCACATCTGTGTATGGTTTATTTTAGCAAATGTTATTAACGCTTGATAATAAATGTACGGATCTGCATTGGGTAAAAGGTGACGTTAAAATCGGAATTAGCCATGGATGCATTTGCTGTCAATGGCTTGTGAGAGGATGTGAAATACTCAACTTTCGAAGGATCCGTACCATCCACATCGTGATGGAATTTGAGTCTCTTCATCTCATCAAGTGGCAGGTTTCCATCTAATGTTGTCTCTCGAATCTCTTGTCCAGCCAAAGTATCAAATAATGTTCGTACGTTGAAACTAAGCACATTGCTTTCATTATGATTCATCACATGCTCCAATCGAAGTAAGATCTCATCACTCGAATACGGTTCCAGAGTCAAAAGATTAATGGATTGTGGCAAGTCAGTAAAGTCGGGAAGCTTATTTGGCAGGACGGTAGCAACGCTGTTGGATTTACTAAAGAATTTCCAGAATGGTAGATGAAGTTCCTTCTGATTTAAGCTCTCAGTTCCTGTGGCCTTCTCTGTTATATTATTAAGGATGAGATAAACTTTTCCCCGTGCCACTAAACCTTTGCCAAACTGTGTTTCGTTAAGAGCTTCTGCGACACCACACCAATCATCCGATAGTAAACGACGATGGATCATCAGTTCCAGCATTCCATCTTGAAGACTTGAACCACCTTGAGCACGATCATTAAGCAGAGTCATATGTTTCTTCTCATCCTTAAGCGAAATTCTAGTCGTCACTGGATAATAGTTAGCACTAACTTTTTCTGTCAAATCAGGATCGAAATCTTCGCGTTCGTTTCGCTTTCGTTGAAGCATCTCTCGACCGTTGGAATCAGTGTAAAATACTCCATTCGAAGAGATGTCACTTTTGAAGCGAGTCACTATCTCTTTGCTGCTATTATCATTCGCTGGAATTGGTCCAACTAGCCACTCGAACTCCACACGATTAACACCATCATATAAACGAATTACTTGCGAAATCCATTCGTTCACATGTTGATGTACTTCCTGAACTCTGTCGCCATTATAAACTGTCAAATCGATCTTATCGCTCAACTCTTTGATGTCCCCATCTGGTCGAAAAATATACGAACCCGAGGATCGATTTACCGTTCCCTGGTTGTCTCCCCAATATCCTTTGTAAATGGCAAAAGTCTGTTCAATATTTTCAGTAACTCCGTTCATTGCAACAGTTTTCAATTTTCCAGTACTATTGTCAAACACTAGTTTTATGAGCtggaaaatatagaaaattaatataatgcttacatatgtatattcaaacTTCTTACCGAATTTTGAATGACCAGTTCATTATCATCACTAGGTCCCTGATAACCTAGGATCCTTTTCTTAGCACTAGAACTTTTTGGGGAAGAGAGAACTCGTACATAGAAATTGGCAATCTTTTGTACCGAGGCTTTGAACACTAATTCGTGCTGAGTGATATTTGATCGGTGTTGAATAGCTAAGACATCCGATGGAACAGGAACAAGCTCAAAAGTTACTTCCCGACCTAAATGAAAAGACTTTCTCACTATTAACTTGTAGATTGTAGTAAGTGAAATTTTGAGATAGAATATGGggaaaagtatgcaatatgcAACGATAAAGGCTTATTTTACAGGACGTCCTAAAGTTCTATATTTTAGGAAACTCTTTGGTGGTtgattgcatactttaagggccAAATTCCCCCTAATTCACATTCCTACATCGACCATTCAATGCTGACTTACCCATTTCGTCGGCAATAACATAACTCTCATTCTTAACGGGAACACGTACATATTGGGTGGATGTGTGGGCCAAAGAATTGAAAAGGGTCACCACCAGATTATTGGCACTCTCCTGAGTGAAAGCACACACACTTATGTTTAGCTTAAGACAACTGGTGAACTCTCCAGTGGTAAGATTAGTTAGAATTCTGAGAGCATCGCGAGCATTCGTTTCGGCACCAACTATGGCGTCGGTTAGAAGGCGATCATAGTCGCTGGCCACGGCTTGTCTTTCAGTGCCCGTAATGGCATCGTGATGCTGCATTAAGCCAATGGTCTGACGTAAAATATCCAAGTCATTTGTGTGCTGGGGGCCAGTGAGATTGGCGAATGTACTTAGCTGCTTGACCACCTGAAGGAAATGATTTCCATCTCGTATAAAGCGCTTCTGAGTGGGGCGCGAAGTATAGTAGCCAGTCCATGCATCATGAATATTGCTAGCATATGGAAAGAAGTCCTGGGTTTTATTGGGCCAAGTTTGCTCAAGCTGATGAATGGCCTTCAGATAACAAGCCGGTGTCGAATATAAAAGATTGACGCGAGAGCCCTTGCTTTGACGGGCATTTACATATCTAGATTAATATAaggatttatgaaaaattaaCTGAACTTTTTGGGTACTTATGGTATATACTTGATGAGTTTGTCCATATTACTAAAATTGATTTCTGCATTTTGAAAGCGAAAATCCTCACCCATGGATACCATTACATGATTGGATCTGACCCATTGCGATAGCCATGTTGAATAGTTCAAAAAGGTATTAACTTTGAATTGAACATTGTTGTCGAACCGATTTCCATCGATAATTGGATCATCATAGCAAAGGACATCAAAGCAAAAGCCTAGCGGCTCAGAATAATGGCCTTGAGATACTGCAGCGAAAATATCTGAGTTGCTTAGCGACTCACTAGATTGCCATATCATTTCCAGGCTTAATTCATCGTTCCGAGTTATCTTGTCCATAAAATCTATGCGAGTGAAAAATTCGCCACTATATCCCATTTGAGCAAATATCGACGCCATTTCTCGAGAATGACCAAATGAATCAAGTTGCCAACCAATATTGGGACGGCCACAGGAACCAAATGTATCCCTCAGGAACCTAAGATAGGATTGACATTTTTGACAAAAGTGAATTATGTAGATGTAAATTATATTTACTTCAACCCAACATTGTACTGATCGATAATACTTTGATAATGAGTCGTTGCTTCATCATTCATAGTCCAACCGCCACCTGCAAACTCCAATTGTCCATTGTCCACCAATTTTTTCACTGCCAATTTCAAATCTTCTGATTGATCGTTATACCACTTGAAAAAGAATAATATTTCAACTTGTACGAAACGACGCTTTGAGTTCTTTAAAAGTTCGTGAATCACTGTATCGAAAATTCGTTCAACTCTACCACGGTGTATCTGATTTTCAGTTCCATAATAATATTGATCAACAGTTTTTAGCCACCCGACATCATCATGTGAATGTGCAATTAAATGCACATTGATCTTATCCTTGTCCAACTCGGGGCATGACTTGATAAGAAAggttttatgtatttattatatttttttgtaggGTATATGAAGAGATCAAAGTACCTCAAATCCACAAGCAGCTTCTGAACGTTTTATGCTCAATGACAGTAAGGCACAAGTAAATGTTATAACTCTGAAGTTCTTCATGTCCACAAAATGCACAAAAACGAACCTCGagctaaaaaataaattaagttaGACTCCGCAGAAACTTCAGTATACCGTGCATATCTGGAGTTCTGTGGTGGATGGAGTGAGCAGGGTGTCTGTTATTTATGTTATTTCATTAGTAGACTTTGCTTAAGAAGACAAGAATCACAAAAGTCATACAACATCTGATATGGTATGGTAGATGCACCAATGTAAATTGCAATTCTAAAGTCCAAAACAATAATCATCAAATTAGTAGCTTAAAATTCTTAACGAAAATGTCAAGCCAAAAGCGATGATATTTGCAATTCTCAAAGACTTGCCTTCTATTAAAAGAACGAACTGAAATgcatatattaaaaatttataaaaaatgcaTGAACAAAGTGCCGACTATAATGCAACTGAGCGACTTTGGATGGAATTAACTATAGGACTGTGTAAGATTAAACATAGAAACGCCTGGTCAATAAAATCCCCGAAATCAGCTCTATACAGACAAAATTGTTTCCAATTTATAAAAGTTTTGAAGGAAGTGctttaaactaaaaaacttGAATTTTAATAAGAAATGTACTGGTTTCATATAGTTTTCATACAGTATTTTATTGTCCGAATATTCTTTAACCGAATGTTTCCTTATGGCCTTGTCCCGAAGAATcatcaattttaaataatattatgtTATGGCTCTTATTAgcattgaattgattttcgTAATGAAATTCCTATCTTCTAAATAAATGATTATGTAGCCGCACTTTCTATTCTTTCACTAATATTTCAAAGATACATATTTTATCCTTTATCTCCTTTTAAGGGCAATCCTTTTTGTTCTCTGTACAATAAACTTTACTCCGATTTTTAGGTGACCGTTTTATATCCGTAGACAACGTATAACTGTCTATTTGTCGGAATATGTAGCTAATTAATAGCGAATTGAAAGCGTTAACAATTATTTGCCCAGATTCATCTGTTTATACATTTGCTAAGTAAAAAGAAAGGAAACAGTTAAAAATCGCATTTGCGCAAATAATTGTGTTTGAATTACAACACGATATTAGCTATTCAGGAAAAGATGTTTATATCTGTAACTTGTGTACGAGGAAATAAGTTTACATTGCGATGTTCGTCAATACAAGCCAGGGTTAATTCGGATCGATGACACAAATTAAATCATAGAGTtgaatattatatttttgttctaTGTGGTATACACATTTCAACTGAATAAACTTGAACCTGAAATCCTCCAATCAATTGGCTCCTAATGATAACGTATACGCAACGTGTGACAGTGCTTTTAGTAATTGGTGTTTAGTTGAAGAAACTTCTCAAAATGCCATACGAAAGTCCCAATTGTATTGCCAGAGCCACCCTAATATATGGCTACACGGATTCCACAGTGTTGCATACTTGTAGGGATAGAAATTATATGACTGCATAGTGTGCAATAGATAAACACATTTAGCGTCAAGAGAGAAATAAGAAGTTATCgctttttatataatattgaaCAGTTAATAGATGGATCAGCTAACAAAATTAACTCCTGTGTTCGGTCAAATCGTCTAAGATCCAAagcaaataattatttaagCGGTTGGTTAACCGTAATATTATATCAAATCTCAAACTTAAAATTAGTTAATTACCAACTCTAGAATCAAATTTCGTATAATCCATATTTATTGTATTAGTCTTAAGTTCATGGGGttttttaacaatattaatAGTTTACTTTAGAACACATTTTGATGAATTAACTAAACTTTTACTAAAccattgaaaacaaaattcagAGTCTAATGcagcaatttgttttgttttttggataTGTTCTAATAGTAATTTGAATCCCTGTTCGATTTCTGAGAGACATACAATCATTAATAATGGTGGCAATAATAAATTAGGGGCagtttgaaaataaaaaaattattattataatacaCTGGCATACAAATTAAACTGTATGGTTAgtaatttgcaaaaaatttaagttacaatttaaatgcaatCTACACACTGGAGGCCACTGAAAGCAAAGGATTTTCAGTTATCGGCCCGCCTTGCAAGAGGCACAACAATTGTTACGATAATAGTCATGACCGCAAAGTTTCGCATTGACGGCCCATTGGCAATTGGAGAACTGATCCACACAGACAGGAGATGCATCATTTTGGGGCAATTCCTCATTAAACTCTGTCAATTTAGATTAAAACTTTAATATATTCGATAAGGATTTCAAAATTGAGCATACATACCTTCGCATTTTTCAGTATTACAACTGCGGAAAATTGGTTCCCTAAGAGCGTATCTACATTTGTTGGAATCTCGTAAGATGTTTTGCTTATTATCGTATTCCAAGCACTTAACACTTCGTCGCTGTGTGCCATTGCAAGGTTTCGAGCACTGacaataaaattttagttaaaacTTATAATATAGGCAAAAGATGACAGAAGTTAATCTCACCTCTGACCACTCGGAGTAATGCCAACGAGGAGCACAATACGGAATCTCATCATGTGAACACTTTTCCATTAGTTGAGGTTTCAACTCGGGCTTACAGTCCTCTTCATCTGTGATTAATTGATTTTGTATGCAAAGTATAACACGACTTCGAGTTAGATTGAAACAGTCGCCATTGCAAGAGGACCATGGTCCGGCAAACCAATCGCCAACTTTGCAAGCCGATTGTTCGCAAGGTCTGCGATTATCCGGCGTATCTCGTGGATCGCAACGCTCTGTGCTAAGCTTGGAACGGTCACAAAATATTGTACGATACTCTATACCTGCCCCACAACTGGCGGAACACTGTTGATTCCATTCGGACATTAGCCAGGTAGCACTTGTGGCACCTTTGTCTGCCTTATAGCGTTGACTACGCGTGCCATTTGCGTCCAACTGGAAACGATAACGACCTGGATTCCTTCGTCGCGCCTTGGGGCATTCGCATTGCTTCTGCGTGGGAGGCTGTTCCTCCAGGCAAGCCGCCTTATCGACATGTATCACAATGCCTGAGGCAAGTTCCTGTACACAACTCAACTCACGTCGGCGGAATGCCTCACCATGTTGGCAACGACACTCACCCCAATCATCCACTCGCCAATATGCTGGGCAAGGTTGTGTATTACAATGTAAGAGATTCTCATTAAGCACAGGTTTCTCCGCATGTAGACAACGGCGTTGTGAATAATAACGCACAGGATTCTCACGGGCACAGCGGACCATGGGAACTTGGGTGCCTCCGCCACAGGATTTGGTACATGAACTGAAACCAATTACTTTCCAATGATATTTGCGTCGACGTCCTGTTCTTATACTGCTTGATGAGCCGGCATCCTCATTGCCAGATCTTAGAAAGCCATCGCTACTCTCTAAGGATAACTCATTTTCCTCCGAGTCAGAGACAATAGGAAGCAAGTACTCATACTTTACGCCAGGATTAAGAGTTTTGCTATAAATCTGGGAATGAAAATTAGATTTAAAATAAGTTTAGAAAACTTGTGTTAATGTAGAGTATTCATATTGGTTTACCAAAAGTTCCAATGGTTCTCGTATTGGTCCTGTACTTGTTATCCACTCGGTTACCCCATCTCCATGCTGCACCCCATCGATTCGATGATAGTCAAAAGTGGAACCAACCGCTTCATAAGATGCACTCTCTGATATCTCATTCTCTCCATTAAAAATGCACTTCTGATCCGATGTGCGCAGAACTTTAAAATACCAAATGACACAAAAGAGATTTTATTGTGTAATTAACTCTGCGTACGTCACTTACCCAACAAATTGATGCTGTTCTTTAGTTCGGTTATCGAAATATTAGAAGCCCCTGCAGGTATGGTAGCCACATGGACATATGCATCCTCTGGCAAAGGATCTCGGGTGAATATGCCCGTCACTGGACGGCACAAAAGGCCGCCACAGCTAACTGATCCACTATTTGCATACAATCCATTGATGGCCCCGCTGGCTTGAACGGCCTGCAAAGTAAAATAGTTTGGGTGTTATACAAAAAGTATGAGAAAAGTAAACAGAGAAGgaatatataataaaactCTATTAAAAAGAACATCAACTTTTACTCACCGTCCAGATAAAGGCTATATATATCAGCATTCCGAGGTCAACTATACATAGGGGAAATATATGGGCATATTAAAACTAAGCTAAAAGACCATCAATCTAATAACTgcaattgattgattgaatTGACATATGGCTTTCTTCAAAGTCAAAGCCAAAAATGCAGACAGAGAAAACCATTTCCTATCCCAAATACTATATATAACATTGATTAATGTCGATTTTGACTGAGCCAGATTCAACTCTTCTCCTTTTTGACGTTTTCTCTAGTAAGAATTCTCATTTAGTAATCTATTTTGGCACACCGACACATAATATTGATTTAAAACAAGGcaccaaatttaataaaaatctaaaataaaatagcCGAAAAGGTTAATACTGACAGAGTGTGTATAAGAGTGAACGGGATGGCGTATATATACTAttgaatttatgttttttggcCTCATTTTGAATAAGATTTTTCGTTTCGCCAAGTGTATATTAAAGTCGGTATGGAAATTTACTTAAACTTCTTAGCCTCGTGAGTTTTTAATCAattgttttataatttaataatcaaaactaatggttttgttttcatattttggaaatttatttaagttggggataaacaaattgaaaccTAAATTTATTTCCCAAATGATTCTGTATAAATGACTTTGTAAAACATCGATATGTGCTTAGAGCCACTCTTAGGTTGTATTAGATTATAAGAATTAGAATTGGCTTTAGCTTAGGAATGGATTTCTAAAAGTATAGGCACCGCTCAGGGATCTATTTccaaaaatgttcaaatattttgttaaatagaaataaattcTAAAATTACGATATATTTTTGCTTCTTGCTTTGGCGACTTGTGACTGCTATTTTCTCTTTTCCAAAGTGTCATTTCTTTCGGTTTCCTAAGTCCAGCCCTGTTTCGTGTTACgattcaaaaatttgtatagGACAAGaacaaaactaacaaatgtctAATTATTAGCCACTTTCTTTCGCTattgcattttcttttattatgcCAACTTTCAACTAGTTCAATTATTGCCAAGGTGTGAAAGTTAATAGGAAACTTGCAATATTTATGATCATGTATGGGGTAGGGGCTAGCTTACAATCGTCATCCATGGCGAATATTCATAAGTCACATGGAAGTATGTACGActaacatatgtacatatgccaCAACTGATAAGGCAACGATAGACCCGAGATGGCGCTAGACTCTTATGTGAACGTGAATGCCATACGAACGATTCAATGGCATCAGGGGCTATTCTTTCAGGCACATTTGATTGTTTACGAGAAACATGCGTGGGATTGAAGTGCTTATTTATTTCAAGCACTAATCCATATCTTAGCAGCGGCAACTTGAAATTGTGGAATTTCTTGCCTCCAGCGGTGGCCAGCATCCacaatttgttatttatttgccACTCAATAAGCTAAGAAGATAAACTAATGCCCCATTAAATGGAGattcatttaattattctCATACTcaataatatttcattttgttcaaACATATTTTTGCTCAAAGTCGAGTAACTCGCAATTGTTTACTTAAATATTGAGTGATAATTACCTGACAGAACTCTCTAATTAACTGACTCAGCCTACCAATTATCTAaagatttttataaaatttaatggtacgaactaaattattttcaattcttttAGTGTAAATAGAAATTCATATACACTTCGTCATTCCATGAGAAATGTTCGGCCTTTGGTATGCATCGGCTAAAAGGGTACATCAACTTCGATCAAACGAATTCATTTTGTATACCATTGACTAAAGAAAGAGtattaacttttaatttaattctgTAAATCTACTTTTTGATTCCAATTTCGGAAACCCAAATAAGAATAAagtttgaaattcaatttaccaCCTTTAAGATGGAATTTTGAGCTAGCTTCAAGAAAGCAATATTACCATATTGGCAACAGAAACTGAATAAGATTTTGAAACATTTGACCTCCAgttcaaatatttgaaaaggTATAAATTGCTTATaaatttattgcaattttCAGGGGTATTCAAGCTTCGTCAGGAGTTAAAAGTAGCCCCATTTTCTGGTTACTTAATGAATTGcaaaatattcttaatcatCACTCATGAGCTAATAGATTTAGCTACATACAATTGTGTAGTTTCAGAATGTCATTGAACtttgtaaattaaaatttattgaacaTTGTCAAGTTTGTCTGCTATGAATAACCACTCTACTGAGTATCACCAGATCAATATTTCTAAATATGATCATGATCCATTATCTTTCCTATTGCGACAACTGTAATTATTGCAGTGAAATCCTTGAACATTTGCCATCTAAGAAGATATCAGCATAAAATATGtgcgatatgtataattataaaataataataatcgaTATATCGACCTCTATGATATACCAGTTATTAAAAAcgaataaaaatatacaaggACATATAACGCCTTTATCAGAAATTAAGTGGCTTCATGTGACCACTTGATAATTTCAAATGATAATTTAAGAATTTGTGGattaatttaatgaaaaaacCTCCTTGAATTCTATGGAGAAAGCGCTTtccgttttcttttttctcttttcaagAACTCCCAAAAACTTTAAACTGTACCCATAATTAAAGCAAAGCAGATTGTTGCAAAATATTGGACAACTTTGCGCCTAAAAAAGtgcaataaattatttaaatttgtattcaGTAAGAATATGGAATTTCAAATCAGCACAATCTTGAGACAAATagtttatttttctctctatGCCATAAATATTAATACTATCTAAATTACTATCTAAATTCACAGACCAGCAAAAAATAgtgtttatttcattttctgtgACCGATTGTGACTTTAAAATACCTTCAAGGACTGCGTTAAAAAATGTCAAGGGATTCGATATTATCACAGGAAGGTGAGGAAAATATTTGACCCACATAGGAATCGACCTTGCCAAAAAAAACCCGGCAACGTCGATGATTTGTCCAAAATGTTTATCACAAACGCACATAAAACTTAGTAAAGTTGAGTGAAATTTAAAACACAACTTACTAAATATATTTCCACGCTATCATTTTGTTGAATGATGAACTATATAATTAGTGGATATATTTAGAAACAATTCGTGTCTATTGCATAATAAATCAATTCCAACTGGCCAAGGTCAAGAAAAAAGTTCACACGTACTAGTAAGTAATATacactaaaaacaaaataaagcagAGCCACTAGTTTTCGGGGCTAAACAGATGCAAATGCGCATAACACATtgatatacaaaaaaaaaaaaataataaattccCAAAAATACATCTGATTTATAGAATGCCCCAGATGGGGATTAAAAAGcaattcattattttttttttaatgcaaaaaCCTACATATTAGTTGGTcacttatatgtacataaatacagaaatacacatatgtttgtatgtacgtATGACAAGTGCTGAATGGGAAACAATAACCAATGACTTAATTAATTCCACTCCCAATTCTCAATACGAATATACGCCAATCTAATGTTGCACGACGAGGAACCCGACTCaaagtgtttttcttttttggataTGTGCTGTGTGCTTGGTTGCGCGATGAAtactaaaatttttgatttcgattgattcatttaaaacaatttgtgTATCAAAGATTGAGCACGCCagcaaaatgtttttttttttttttgctgctctTTCGCGGTCTTCCACAAGTTGAAACATTGGCGCTTGCTCAGTCTATgggtttatttctttttttgtagtttttttgcACACGCAATTGCTCTCTTATGTATGGTTAGTTGTACATAGATAAATATCATTAGACTGGCCATGAATTTGCCGGGTATCATATCAGACAAATCAGAAAAGTCAAAAAATCCTTGCTACCTTGATtgattattgaaatatttaagaGTATATACCAGAGATCCGTCTTTAGAGGCAGCAAGAAAAACGAGTACTTTATAGCTTTAAagcaaatgccaaaaaaaagaatttgtgGTTAAACTTAAACCTTTTTGCTATTATTTTTACTCGTTTGAATAAGGTATGGTTAAAAAAATGTCTTAATCTT is drawn from Drosophila willistoni isolate 14030-0811.24 chromosome 2R unlocalized genomic scaffold, UCI_dwil_1.1 Seg167, whole genome shotgun sequence and contains these coding sequences:
- the LOC6641927 gene encoding thrombospondin type-1 domain-containing protein 4 isoform X2, with product MLIYIAFIWTAVQASGAINGLYANSGSVSCGGLLCRPVTGIFTRDPLPEDAYVHVATIPAGASNISITELKNSINLLVLRTSDQKCIFNGENEISESASYEAVGSTFDYHRIDGVQHGDGVTEWITSTGPIREPLELLIYSKTLNPGVKYEYLLPIVSDSEENELSLESSDGFLRSGNEDAGSSSSIRTGRRRKYHWKVIGFSSCTKSCGGGTQVPMVRCARENPVRYYSQRRCLHAEKPVLNENLLHCNTQPCPAYWRVDDWGECRCQHGEAFRRRELSCVQELASGIVIHVDKAACLEEQPPTQKQCECPKARRRNPGRYRFQLDANGTRSQRYKADKGATSATWLMSEWNQQCSASCGAGIEYRTIFCDRSKLSTERCDPRDTPDNRRPCEQSACKVGDWFAGPWSSCNGDCFNLTRSRVILCIQNQLITDEEDCKPELKPQLMEKCSHDEIPYCAPRWHYSEWSECSKPCNGTQRRSVKCLEYDNKQNILRDSNKCRYALREPIFRSCNTEKCEEFNEELPQNDASPVCVDQFSNCQWAVNAKLCGHDYYRNNCCASCKAGR
- the LOC6641927 gene encoding papilin isoform X1 is translated as MANFLTKCSIYFVFMAVICTHLVHSDLSTIERIKKHEEWLKQHSKPKTDKSKTNIKPKTTLEFANLWRPQKNIASKQKSRNNEVFSEYEKPTATSEATNSALSGLKSTTMSLNAKTTNIPISTEEPLKSTNLSLANDIILSSINNTSHSVTTESSTTLAMPTVTQEPLTTSTLVATTTKKTKIKVRPYPRWANWNEWSECSRSCGGGIRHQIRKCINRNFSTGKRFTSNACVGLYKRYELCNDIPCPPESQDFRAKQCSAYNDIDFQGQRYKWEPYIKDDTECELNCMPSGMKYFATLNDTVIDGTSCYRPAEYYRSNYLSRAMCVDGICKAVQASGAINGLYANSGSVSCGGLLCRPVTGIFTRDPLPEDAYVHVATIPAGASNISITELKNSINLLVLRTSDQKCIFNGENEISESASYEAVGSTFDYHRIDGVQHGDGVTEWITSTGPIREPLELLIYSKTLNPGVKYEYLLPIVSDSEENELSLESSDGFLRSGNEDAGSSSSIRTGRRRKYHWKVIGFSSCTKSCGGGTQVPMVRCARENPVRYYSQRRCLHAEKPVLNENLLHCNTQPCPAYWRVDDWGECRCQHGEAFRRRELSCVQELASGIVIHVDKAACLEEQPPTQKQCECPKARRRNPGRYRFQLDANGTRSQRYKADKGATSATWLMSEWNQQCSASCGAGIEYRTIFCDRSKLSTERCDPRDTPDNRRPCEQSACKVGDWFAGPWSSCNGDCFNLTRSRVILCIQNQLITDEEDCKPELKPQLMEKCSHDEIPYCAPRWHYSEWSECSKPCNGTQRRSVKCLEYDNKQNILRDSNKCRYALREPIFRSCNTEKCEEFNEELPQNDASPVCVDQFSNCQWAVNAKLCGHDYYRNNCCASCKAGR